TCACCCGCCCAGCGGGTCGTCGTCGATCTCCCGGTAGGGGCCGCCGTTCCGGATGGCAATTGATGATGGGGTGAGGGCCGCCAGATCCAGGCTCCGGCGCCCCAAGTAGGCGATCTGGGCCCGCCGCTTGTAAGAATCCACCAACTCTGGGAAGTTCGGATCCTCACGCGCAAGGTAGCGGGGTTTGGAATGGTAAAGGTGGAATGTCGAAAGCCAAGTCCGCTCCTCATCCGTGCGCGCCAATGCAACCGCTTGAGCATAAAGGGCTTCATCGCACTTCAAATCGTTGAAGTAATCCACGTAAAACGCCTGGTAGGCAACCGGCACATACCACTCTGGGAACAAGGCGTGGGCTTTGTTCGCCGCCGCCAGTTGCGCATCCCAATCCCCTTCCATCGCCTCCAACATCGTCACCGCTGCCTCCAACCGGTTGGGGGTGAACGCCCAAACATCCGCTTTGGGGTCATCGTGGAAGAGCACCAATATCGGGAACGGGTCAGCGTCATACCCGTGCGGGCTTTTCCTCATGCTGTTCACCCGGGTCGAAAGCGTGTCCAAGAACACCGTGTAAACGTCCTGCGCATCTTGTAGCCGGTTCTGCCGAAGCAAGAGCCTGATGTACTGCGGATAGAACTGGAAAGTCGATCCGCCCCCCCCCATGCCGTAAAAGCTATCCCCCCGCAATGCCCATTTGTATGCCCGGGCCGCATGGGCATCCATGCCCAACCCTTCATAGGCTGTTCCGAGGTAATAATAGAATGTGGTACTTGGAAACCATGTGCTTTCCTTGTAATAGCGTAAGGCCGCGTCTTTGTGAGAAATCACTTCTTGATATTTTTTGTCTGATAAAAGTAGATACATCAAGCTTTCTTCGTGACTGGCAAGCTGGAGCCGCTCATATTTTTCCGCCGAGGTCAATTCTTGTGCTAAGGCCGGGTTGTAGGCCAAGGTTGCAATAATTGCGAGAGCTGCGGTTTTGAGTTTGACTTTTTTCATTGTCCTTTCCTTCTTCTTTTGTTACGGCACATAGAACTGAAATCCTTGGAAATACATGATCCGAACCCACGTTGGATGGTCATCGGTATCTTGTCCGCTAGTAGAAGCAGATGGCATCCCGTTTACATCCCAGTCTGTCGTTTCTGTCCGAGAAGCGTTTCCGTTCCAACTCCATTCGTGTGTCCGAATCGGCACCCACATGACGTTGTGGCCATCAATCGGAGGAGGCAAGTACATGATGTAATCCGTAAAAGAATCGTTCGCAGTCGCCCCGCTCCAATAGTCGGTTAAGTTATCGCTCACTGGACGCGAAAATGTTTGTAGGGGATTATCTGTGATCGAAATTTCTGACCCGATACTCGAAAATTCACCCGAGAAAGAATGTCCCTTTGTGAATGTGTACGGATAGCCAATATCAAGCCACTGGAGGCCGTTTGCCGGACTGATAATATATGTTTGGGAAGCGCCACTGATGAGTTTGCGGGTGTTCGAGCGGCTGAAATTCGCCATTTGCGCAAAACAAGCTTTGCCGACATTGCCAAAATCTGGGATGTCGTTGAACGTAGACAGGACTTCAGCCCCGACTTGCACGCTTGCCCCCTGCGGCACCAGCCCAATCGGCCCAAACCCATCTTGCGAATTGTTTGTGTAGCGTTTGACTTCTCCTGCGACAACTGCGTTACTACTGGTACTCGGTTTGACGGAAACGACTATTTTTGATTTCGCAAGGAATGGGAGCCACATGCCTGGTTCGTCAATAAAGACATTACATTGCACCTGCAATTTGCCACCCGCAGCAGTGTAGAAATTGAAATCTGTTGCGTGGTAGTCGTTAGAAACGAACAAATCAAGCGGATTGGATAAGCGCTCAGGGAAGTAGCCTTTGAACACTTTGAGGTTTAAACCAGGAGCCACCCAAACGCGGTCGGCAACCGCGACCCCAGAAAGCCCGGGCAACACGACATTGGGGTCGGATGGGGCCAAAGCGGTTCGCGCCTTGATCTCTTGACCGGTCAAAAATTTGTCACCGGTACTAAAGTGCGTATACCCACTGAGAGTCACGACCGGGGCCAACACCCGGCACTGGTAATCCACCCGGGCAGAACAGCGGCCCGCCGTTGCGCAGGAGGCCGATGCCGAGGGCGAAAATGTCACCGTGACCTGTTGGCCACCGGCAAGAGACCGGACCCGGCGGCCAGCCCTGTACCCTGCAACCACGTTGCCCATACCTGTTTCGACGAGCGGCGAACCCATCCCGTTATCGCAACTGCCCGTGCCGTTGCCAACCATCGGATCCGCCTCGTATTGGGCATTACAGTACTCCTCGATGACGACGGTGGCGGGAGGCTTGTCGTTGGAATCTGGTGTCTGCGTTCCGGGCAGATTGTCTGGTACCCACTGGAAGATCATTGAAATCTCGCCGGTGCAGGTAGCAAAAGACGCCGTGGAATTGTTCGGCGACAGATAAGACGCCTCGCCAATACAGTTAGGAGAAACATGCGAATATCCGGCGGTGCCGCTTGGATTTGTTGCAACCCCTCCTGAGCTTGAGGAAAATTCATAGTGCCCGGCAAAAGCCTGGACGCAAAAACTAATGGCGCAGACTAACCCGACAACCCGACAACCCGACAACCCGACAAAACCATACGCGGAACCCTCATGCACCACAATAGTAGTGGCAACCGCCCTTGACTGTCAACCCGCTCGGAAAATCCCGCACAAGATTTAACAAATGGCCGACTTCCTCTTCGAACCCGACACAAATCCCGAACTCATCCAGGCCAAAAAAGTAGCCGTCATCGGCTACGGGAGCCAGGGCCGTGCCCAAGCCCTCAACCTCCGCGAAAGCGGAGTACAAGTCACAATCGGCCTCTACCCCGGGTCAAAATCCCGCGCCCAAGCCGAAGCCGATGGCTTCCCCACCCAGGACACTTGCGAAGTGGTGCAGCGGGCTGACGTCGTGATGCTTTGCACCCCCGATGTGCCGATGGCGCAGATCTACCGCGAGGATGTGGCCCCGTTCCTCCGCTCCGGCATGACCCTGCTGTTTGCCCACGGCTTCAACATCGTCTATGGCACCATCGCCCCGCCACCGGGCATCGATGTCGCCATGGTCAGCCCCAAAGGGCCGGGGCCGGGGCTGAGGGCCGAATTCATGGCTGGGAAGGGCCTGCCCGCGCTGGTCGCCGTCCACCAAGATGCCACCGGCCAGGCCGAAGCCCTCGCCCTCAGCTACGCCTGGGGGATCGGCTCGGCGCGGGCGGGCATTTTGCGCACCACATTCCGCGAGGAAACCGAAACCGATCTCTTTGGGGAACAGGCCGTCCTTTGCGGAGGGATCCCCGCCCTCATCGAAGCCGGAGTCCAAACGCTCATCGATGCCGGATACACCCCGGAAGTCGCCTATTTCGAATGCTTGCACGAAACCCGGCTCATCGTCGAACTGCTCTACCGGGGCGGGCTGACCCACATGAACAAGCGCATCAGCGACACCGCCGAATGGGGCGGATACCTGGCCGGAAAGCGGCTCGTCACCGATCAGACCAGGGCTGAAATGAAAGCAATCCTCGCCGAAATCCAATCGGGCCAGTTTGCCCACGGGTGGATCGCTGAAAACGAGGCCGGGCTCCCTCATATGCAGGCGTTCCGGCAGCAGACCCCCAACCTGCCGACCGAACAGGTGGGCCGCCGCGTCCGCCGAACCCTGCCCATCATCGAAGAAGAAGATTAGCGAACCCTCACCCCGGGAACGCGTCAACCCATCCATGACACTTGCGGCCCTGGCCGGATTGATCGCCACCCAAAGGGCGCAGACCCCGCAAGTCGGCGAGTTTGCTCCCGGTTTCACGCTCAAACGGATGGGGAGCAAAGAAAACGTCAGCCTCGCCGATTTCAAAGGCAAACGCCCGGTTGTGCTCATCTTCGGTTCTTATACGTGACCCCCGTTCCGGCAACATGCCGAGTATCTGAACCGGTGGTTCAGCGAAGAAAAATCCAAAGCCGAATTCCTGATCGTCTACGTCCGCGAAGCCCATGCGACCGACGGCCAACAAGCCCAACAAAACATCCGCGACGGCGTTTTGGTCGCCAACCACAAAACCATTGAGGAACGGGAAGAAGCCGCCAAACATTGCGCCGCAGAACTCGGACTCAAAATCCCCATCCTCATGGACAGCATGGATGACAAAACCGAAAAAGCCTACCAAGGCTGGCCAGACCGGCTTTATGTGGTTGGCAAAGACGGCAAAATCGCCTACGCCGGGGAAAAGGGGCCCCGGGGATTCGACCCGCCCCAGGCAAGGGAGGCTCTCCACAACCTAGCCGGCAGATAACCAGTAGAATCTTCCCATGGTTGTCCTTATCTGCGTCGACGGAGCCCGGCCCGATGGCATCGCCCGCGCGGCCACGCCCAACCTCGACCGGATTGGCCATGAGGGGTCGGTCTGCTTCCATATGCAGCCTGTCCATCCCAATTTGCCGCTGGCCGGGCAACAATCGCTCTTCCGCAGCGTTCCACCGGATGTCCATGGGGCAACCGGAGCCGAACTCAACGGGTTCAAGCGGACAATCCCAAGCCTGATCGACACGCTGGCGGCCGCCGACCTCAAGGTGGGCATGTTCTATACCATCCCCAGCTTGCGGGAAGTCAGCCTCCCCGATTCGTCCTCCGTCAACTATTGCAATGCCCGGACCCACACCAGCGATGGCGACAACCACATTGTCGAAATGGCCATCCGCACCGCCGCCATGGAAGACTTCGACTTCCTGTTCGTCAATTTGGGCCATGCAGGTTATGTGGGTGCTCACTACGGCTGGCATTCCGACGAATACATCCAGGCCATGACATTCACCGATGCCTGCATCGGCAAGTTCACCGATGCCATCATCGCCCTCCACCAGCCGGTCGACTTTATTGTGGCCAGCAACCACTCCGGTGGCGGTGAGGCCGACGAAGACCTTCCGCTCTACATGTGGGGTTACCGCATGGTTCAGGGGATCAAGGTCGAGCAGCCGGTTTCGCTGCTCGATATCGCCCCAACCATCGCGTACCTTTACAGCATCGACCCCCCACGCGAGTGGCAGGGCAAACTGATTGCCGAGGCCATCAAAGACACGCCAGAATCGGAAGCCCGGAGCCAATCCACCGTCTTCGGCTTGGAAGACTGACCGGGATTCAATGGCAGTCGACCCCAGCCCCTATTGGAGCCCGGTTGGCAGCCGCACGGTCGGCTACCGCTTGGGAATCCTCTGCAGTGTGGTGGTGATCCAAATGGTAGGGGCCTATTTGGCCGTCGCGCTCGCCCAAGGGATTGCCCATCGCATGGCCGGAGATTCAGCCAAGATCGTTTGGCTCTACGGTTTGGGGATGGTTGCCACACGGTTCATCTCACGAGGTTTCATAGACTTGGCGACGAGCGACCGACTCGGGGTCATGCCGGGCGAAAGAGTCACCGCGGCCATCTATTTCTTGGCTATTGCCCTCCGCGGTGCCCCCCATGCGCTGTTCCTCACTTGGCTCGGGGCGTTGATGGGGGCGGTCGATGACTTTCCGGATCCCGTTTTGTTCGCCACGCTGCTTGCCACCTTGCCCCTGCTCTTTTTGGACCGGATCCGGCGCATGCCGACTGTTGCCATCAGGAATCCAAGGCAGCTCCTGCTCGACCGGGGCTCCCCGCTTTACCGGGACGTGGCGAACCGCCTTAAACAACCGGGATGGCTCGAGACTGTCAAATATGTCCGGAAACAAACCGGCCTTTCCGTCCGCGACGCCCTCATGCTGATGGCCCTCATCCGGAACGACGCCAAATCCCGCGGCTTCTGACAGGGCAACGGCCGCGCCCGTCCCAGAGTATCCAAAACGGGGCGTTTCACAATAAAGCCCAAGCCCATGAGCGCCAAGGAATTCCGACTCTACGATTCTCTCAGCCGGCAAGTCAAACCGATCACGCCTGCTGAACCCGGACACCTTCGCCTCTACTCTTGCGGGCCTACCGTCTACTCGTACGCCCACATCGGCAACTTCCGCACGTTCGTCACCACCGACTTGATTGTCCGGACGGCCCGCTCCCTCGGTTGGCGTGTCACGAGCGTCAGCAACATCACCGATGTCGGGCACCTGACCGAAGACAACGTCGCCGACGCCACCGGCGAAGACAAAATGGCCCGGGCCCTCCAATCCAAAGACGGCGAGGACTTTGCCAACGTTTGGGATCTTGCCCGATACTATGCCAACGCCTTTGAGCAAGACTGGGCCAGCCTCAACCTACTGCCACCCACCATACGCCCCCGCGCCACCGAGCACATGCGCGAACAAATCCTGGCTGTGCAAGACCTCATCCAAAAGGGGCACGCCTACGAAACCCCGACCGGCGTGTACTTCAGCGTCGAAAGCTTTGGCGATTACGGCAAACTCAGCGGCAACCGGGATCGGGAAGACCTCCAGGTGGCCGTGAGGGACATCGTCCAAGACGACAACAAACGCAACCCCGCCGACTTTGCCCTATGGAAAAAGGACGACAAGCACCTGATGCAATGGTTTAGCCCTTGGGGTTGGGGGTTCCCCGGGTGGCACATCGAATGTTCCGTCATGGCCCAGAAATACCTTGGCGACACCATCGACCTCCACGGTGGGGGCGAAGACCTCCGGTTCCCCCACCACGAATGCGAGATCGCGCAATCGGAAGCCGGTTCCGGCAAACCGTTTTGCAACCACTGGTTCCACGTCACGTTCTTGCAGGTCGAGGGCGAAAAAATGTCCAAATCCAAGGGCAACTTTTTCACGGCCCGGGATATTTTTGAACAAGGATTCAGCCCCTTGGCGTTGCGGCTCGCCCTGATCAGCGTCCCCTACAACAAACCGCACAACTTCACCCGGCAAACCCTGCGCGACTCACAAAACCACTTCGAACGGTTCCAAGAATCCCTCGCCAGGATTGCCGCCCAAGGCGTCGACCCCGAAGCACTTGAGGACACCTTTTCGCCCGAACCGCTCTTTGCCGACCTCTACGGAGAGGCCCAAGAGGCCATGCTCAACGACCTCAACACATCCGTTGCCGTTGCCAAGGCGCTGGAAGGCAACAAACTTATCCTCCGCGACCCGCTCACCCCGCACTCCGCCCAAAACGCAGCCTGGTTCTTGAAAAAAATCAACGACCTCTTGGGAATCGCTTATAACACCCAAGCGGCAGAAACGGAAGGCCCTGATGAGGCCGAACCGGTGATTGACGGGCACCCGATCAGCGAACTCATCGTGCATCGGGCCGAGGCCAAAGCGGCCAAAGACTTTGCCCGGGCCGACGCCATCCGCGCTGCCGTCGAATCGGCTGGGTTCGAACTCCGGGATTCTCCCGAAGGCACAACCTGGCGAAAATCGACGTGACCGATTGAAACCTTCCCGGCCCCTTTCGCGTTCCGGATTTCATGACGCGCAAGAGCATGGGGCTGGCCATCCTTGCCGTCACGAGCATCGCCTTTGCCGGGCTCATCGCCATCATCGCATCCGAACCCTCTCCCAAAAAGGCATCGGGCGTCGTCTCAAAAATGCGGGTTGCCCCTGCCGGGCGGTTCGACCAAAAAGCCTGTGCGTCAAAAGTCGCCGCGATTTGCGGCTATCACGACCAGTACAAGAATTTTCCGACCGCCTCCATTTTGGCCCTCGACCTGATCCGAGAGATCGACGCATCGGATGCTACGGCCGGAGACTTGGTCGACTCCTTTGAGGGCATCGACCGCATGCTCGACCTGGTCGGCGGCCGCGGGGGGTGCGACAGCGCCCTCCAAGAAGCCTTATTTGCTCGATGCGGCCAAGGGTTCCGCCTTGAGCCGCGGCAGTATGGATCCGCCTTGCGCATGTTTGAAGCCATGGTGAAGTCCAACCGGTCCACCGGCAGGCTTTTGCCCATCTTCTTGGCGTTTGGCCAACTCGACCGCTCGCCCGACTGGCAATCGGCCCTCGCCCGTGCGGCCGAAACCAAGACTGTCATTGAGACTGAAAAGGCCGACCTGCGGTTTGCCTGGGAAGCCTGCGCCCAAATTGGGAAAGTGCTGCCGATGAGGCTCGAATCATGGCCTGGGACGCCCAAAGCCATGGCCGTCCAAAACCTCCCCGTCACGGTTCTGCTTGCCCGCGCCCCGATCCGCTATCAGCGGTTGGCCCGGCTGGCGGATGCTTCCAAAGGAACTTCCCGGTTGGTCTCGGCAACCCTGTTTGACAGCCAGGGCGGCCAGGAATTCGCAAAACTGGCCGAATATTGCCGGGTTCCCCTCTACCGAGCCGAAGGGGGCCTGGCAGACAACCTCCCCAACGAAGTCGATTACATCGTTTTTTACTGCGATCCCCAAATGCGGCTTTTGGCCATGGATGATGGGCTCCTGTTGACCCGGGCCAAGGAGAACGGACGGTTCCCGCCTTCAAGTCAAACTTTGCGGCGGTAAAGGACTTCTTGCGAGGCGATCGGGTGTTGCGGGTCGATCTCCAATGTCCGGCGGAACGCGGACATGGCCGCCTCCTCGTCGCCCATCCGGCGGGACGCGACCCCCATCAACGCATAGGCTTCGGCGTAATCGGGGTTTGCGGCAATCGCGGTTTGGAAAGCCTTTTTCGCCCCATCGAGGTTGTCCAATTCCAATTGGGCTTGGCCGAACCGGATATGCACATCCGCATAAGACGGCGCGATCCACGAGACCGCTTGAAACAATTCGGCCGCGGCTTGCCAATCCCCCTTTTTGGCCAGGGCATCCCCTTCTGAAAGTAGTTGGTGGATATCTGATCCGCGCGGTTCGATTTGGGCGAATGCTGATTCCGCCGCCGCATAATCGCCCTCGCGGAATGCCCGCTCACCGTCCACCCATTCCTTGCCTGCCAACCGGTGGTCAATCCGCACCCCCTCTTCCACCGAAAGGAACCCCAATTGGGGTTCAGCAGCGTGCATCAAAATCACGCCGCGCAAAACCAAGGCGGCCCCATATTCCGGGTTGATGGAAAGCGCTTGCTCCACCGACTGGCGCGCCTCGTCCCAACGGCCAAGAGCCTTTTCGATCCGCGAACGCAACAACCACAGGTCGGCAAACCCCGGCCGCGTCTCCGTCGCCTCGGCAGCCAGCCGATGGGCCGAATCGAAATCCCGCGCCTCGAACATCCGGCGGGCCAAACGGCCGAGCGATCCCGCCAAGTAGCTTTTGGCCCGGTCACGGATCGAACGATCAGCCGCCCCCATGGCACTGGAGCGGAAGAAACCCGCCGCCTCTTCAAACTCTCCGCGCTCAAACGCCCGGACACCGTCGTCAAACGCGGCATCGTGGCCAAAACCAAACCATTTGCTCACAAAAGCCATTGGAACCCAATGCCAATTCTCGGCTGGCCCGTCCAAAAAACAAAAGCCGTCCTTGGCCGCTCGCCCGCCATTCCCTTGGCCATGGTTCCAGACGCGCGATATGTGGCAAAAGCCGCCCCCCCTTTTTGGCAAGGACCGTAAAATAACCAAGACGCCCATGAACCCCATCCAAATGCTCCCGCAGTTCGGCCAATCGCCATGGCTCGATTTCATCCGGCGTGGGTATATCGAAGATGGCAGCCTGCAACGCATGGTCGGACTCGGCATCCGGGGCGTCACCAGCAACCCCGCGATTTTTGAAAAAGCCATTGCCGGCAGCCAAGACTATGACGGGGCCATCGTCACCCTCACCGGAGAAGGGCTGACCCCCGAGCAGATCCTGGACACGCTGAGCATTGAGGACGTCGGCCGGGCCGCCGATGTTTTCCGACCGGTCTATGAAAGCACCGGGGGGTTGGACGGCTATGTCAGCTTGGAAGTGAGCCCCCATTTGGCCGACGATGCCGATGGCACGGTTGCCGACGGACTCCGGCTTTGGCAGGCTCTGAACCGGCCCAATGTGATGATCAAAGTCCCCGCGACCCGTGCTGGAGTGGAGGCCTTCCGGCAGCTGACCGCCGAAGGCGTCAATGTCAACGTCACACTGCTGTTCAGCGTTGAACGGTATCGCGATATCGCCACCGCCTACATCGAGGCGTTGGAACACCGGCAGGCGAACGGGCTACCCCTCAACCAAGCCTCCGTCGCCAGTTTCTTCGTCAGCCGCGTCGACACCCTCCTTGACCCACAACTCGAAACAATCGCCCCTGGGCTTGCCGGCAAAATCGCCATCGCCAACTGCCACATGGCTTACCAGGTCTACAATCATCTATTCAAGACCGAACGGTTCCAAACGCTTGCCGATTCTGGGGCCAGGCCGCAGCGGCTGCTTTGGGCGTCCACCTCGGCAAAAAACCCGGCGTATTCGCCGGTGCTTTATGTTGAAACTCTCGTTGGCCCCGACACCGTGAACACGATGCCCATCGAAACCATCGACGCCTACCTCGAATCTGGGAGCCCGGCCGACCGCCTGACTGGCCAATACCCGGCCCAAAAGGACCTAATGGACCAGCTTGCCAAAGCCGGAATCGATATCGAAGATGTGGCGGCAACCCTGCAAACGCAAGCCATTGAAAAGTTTGTCGAGCCGTTTGAAAAGCTGCTGGCCGCCCTGCAAGCCAAACAAGAATCCATCGTGGTGGGCTAAGCCGATGAACCAAGACCAGGCCCTGGCCCTCGTCGCGGAATCCGGTTGGGATCTGCAACAAACCGCCGACAAGATTTACGCCAAAGATCCCTCACTCTGGAGCAGCGACCCTGCGGTGCAGCGGGACATCGCCGCTTTCTTGGGTTGGGTCGATGCCCCGTTGCGCACCCGCCGGCTCGTGCCAGATATCGTGGGCTTTGCCGAAGAAGCCAAGACTGCCGGATTCACCGACGCCGTCGTTTTGGGAATGGGCGGTTCCAGCCTCAGTAGCTTGATGTTTGCCCATGCCTTCCCCGATAGCGGCGGGCTCAAGCTCCACGTTCTGGATAGCACCGTTCCGGGCGATGTCCTCCGGGTCAAAAGATCGGTCAATCTAAAAAGAACCTTGATCCTCGTCGCCAGCAAGTCCGGGACAACCATCGAACCGCTGGCTTTTGAAGAGTACTTCTTCGCCGCCTTGCAAGAAGAAGTGGGCAGGAATGCCCCGTCCCACATGGTCGCCATCACCGATCCAGGCTCGCAGATGGAAGCCCGGGCAAAGGAACGTGGTTACCGGCATGTCTTCCTCGGGGAACCGGAAGTCGGCGGCCGATTCAGCGTGTTCACCGTGTTTGGGATGGTGCCGGCGGCCCTGGCCGGGCTGCCAGTTGCCAGCATCCTGGATGACGTTTGCGGGTTGCTCGAATCCCATGACACCCACGGATTCGAAAGCGGCCTGTTCTTCGGCGTCCTGGCAAAAGCCGGAGTCGACAAGGTCACATTTGCCACCCCTAAACATTTGGAAGGCGTCGCCCTCTGGGCCGAGCAGCTCATTGCCGAATCCACTGGGAAAAACGGGGTTGGTGTCTTGCCTTTGGCCACCGAACCGTTAGGTCAACCGGAATCCTACGGCCCAGACCGCCTGTTTTTCGCCGTGACCGATGGAAGCCACGCCTCACAACCCATTCCTGGCCCGGTTCAATCGCCCCAAGTGACCGCCCATATCGACTCCCCACAAAAGCTGGGCAAAGTCCTCATGTGGCTGGAACTCGCCACTGCGGCCGCCGGGGCCGTGCTCGGTGTCAACCCGTTCGATCAGCCCAATGTCCAAGCGGCCAAAGACATTGCCAAAAGCGAACTCGTAAAGATCCAACAATCTGGGCGGTTGCCCGACGTGCGATTCGACATCGAGGACGACATCCTCGCCATTTCTGGATCGAACGGTCAAACCGTCGGACAGGCGCTTTCTGCCTTCATTAACCAGGGCCAAATCGGCGACGTCGCCACGTTCCTGGCCTTTTTGCCCGAAAGCCCCCAAACCACCGCCCACATCCAAACGATGCGGGCCGCGATCCGCGACCGCCTTAACCTGGCAACCGCGTTCGGTTATGGCCCGCGCTACCTGCACAGCACCGGCCAATATCACAAAGGCGGGCCCAACAACGGCCTCTTTATCGTCCTCACCGCCCAAGATGCCGAGGATCCCGCCATCCCCGGGATGGGCGCGACATTCGGGCAACTCAAAATGGCCCAGGCCATCGGCGATATTGGCGCGTTGCGCGCCAATGGCCGGCGCGTGGTGCATGTTCATCTCAAAACAGACGATGTGGAACGGGCCCTGGCCCAGCTCAGCGATGCCCTGCACATCGCGTCCGCTCCCTAAAAACCGGTGTTGACCGCGATGCCTTCGATCGCCGAATTGGCGACCTCGAACACCCGGTCGCGCGGCACCTTGGCTTTTTGAAGGACGCGCATCGCCGTTACCGCATGCGCCAAAGCCCAAGCACTCCGCCGACAATCGACCCCGGCTGGCAGGTCGCCGGACGCCACTGCCGATTCCAGACTCTTTTGGAACCGCGCCGCATAGGCGTCCCAAAACTCGTGGACCAAGCTGGCGACCTCGGCATCTTCCCCGCCAAATTCGCAGGCCGCAATCACCATCAAGCAGCCTGGCGGCATTCCTGGGTCGGGCCCGCCGCCGATCGCCAACAGGCAGTCGCACAGGGAATCATAGGCCGAACTGGCGACCCCCAACCGCTTGTCGAGCCGGTCCAATTCGCTTTCCCCGTACTTTTTCAGGACTAGCAAGAAGAGTCCCCGCTTATCCCCAAAAACGTTGTAGAGGCTCTGCCGGGCCATTTGGATATGCTCCAAAAGCGCCGTCAGGCCAGTTCCTTCGTAACCGCGCCGCCAAAAGATCTCGGTGGCTCGTTCGAGCACGATTTGCTCGTCGAAGGTTCGCGGGCGGCCGGCGGACATAACGGACTAGACGGTCAAGATTGGGCGAAAGCACCAAAAAAAACCCGGGCCGATCGGCCCGGGTTTTTGCGGCTAGCCGCCCCGCAGCAGATCGAGCAGACTGGGAGAACCCCCACCCGATGCCCCGACGGTCGGCTTTGCGTCCAATGCCATGCCGATTCGTGTGGACAGATCAGCGTAGTGCAGAGCCGTCTGGGGATCTTTGTTCGCCTTTGCCGCTGTCGCCAAGC
Above is a genomic segment from Armatimonadota bacterium containing:
- the ilvC gene encoding ketol-acid reductoisomerase; amino-acid sequence: MADFLFEPDTNPELIQAKKVAVIGYGSQGRAQALNLRESGVQVTIGLYPGSKSRAQAEADGFPTQDTCEVVQRADVVMLCTPDVPMAQIYREDVAPFLRSGMTLLFAHGFNIVYGTIAPPPGIDVAMVSPKGPGPGLRAEFMAGKGLPALVAVHQDATGQAEALALSYAWGIGSARAGILRTTFREETETDLFGEQAVLCGGIPALIEAGVQTLIDAGYTPEVAYFECLHETRLIVELLYRGGLTHMNKRISDTAEWGGYLAGKRLVTDQTRAEMKAILAEIQSGQFAHGWIAENEAGLPHMQAFRQQTPNLPTEQVGRRVRRTLPIIEEED
- a CDS encoding deiodinase, which gives rise to MNRWFSEEKSKAEFLIVYVREAHATDGQQAQQNIRDGVLVANHKTIEEREEAAKHCAAELGLKIPILMDSMDDKTEKAYQGWPDRLYVVGKDGKIAYAGEKGPRGFDPPQAREALHNLAGR
- a CDS encoding alkaline phosphatase family protein, with the protein product MVVLICVDGARPDGIARAATPNLDRIGHEGSVCFHMQPVHPNLPLAGQQSLFRSVPPDVHGATGAELNGFKRTIPSLIDTLAAADLKVGMFYTIPSLREVSLPDSSSVNYCNARTHTSDGDNHIVEMAIRTAAMEDFDFLFVNLGHAGYVGAHYGWHSDEYIQAMTFTDACIGKFTDAIIALHQPVDFIVASNHSGGGEADEDLPLYMWGYRMVQGIKVEQPVSLLDIAPTIAYLYSIDPPREWQGKLIAEAIKDTPESEARSQSTVFGLED
- a CDS encoding cysteine--tRNA ligase, whose protein sequence is MSAKEFRLYDSLSRQVKPITPAEPGHLRLYSCGPTVYSYAHIGNFRTFVTTDLIVRTARSLGWRVTSVSNITDVGHLTEDNVADATGEDKMARALQSKDGEDFANVWDLARYYANAFEQDWASLNLLPPTIRPRATEHMREQILAVQDLIQKGHAYETPTGVYFSVESFGDYGKLSGNRDREDLQVAVRDIVQDDNKRNPADFALWKKDDKHLMQWFSPWGWGFPGWHIECSVMAQKYLGDTIDLHGGGEDLRFPHHECEIAQSEAGSGKPFCNHWFHVTFLQVEGEKMSKSKGNFFTARDIFEQGFSPLALRLALISVPYNKPHNFTRQTLRDSQNHFERFQESLARIAAQGVDPEALEDTFSPEPLFADLYGEAQEAMLNDLNTSVAVAKALEGNKLILRDPLTPHSAQNAAWFLKKINDLLGIAYNTQAAETEGPDEAEPVIDGHPISELIVHRAEAKAAKDFARADAIRAAVESAGFELRDSPEGTTWRKST
- a CDS encoding tetratricopeptide repeat protein, which encodes MSKWFGFGHDAAFDDGVRAFERGEFEEAAGFFRSSAMGAADRSIRDRAKSYLAGSLGRLARRMFEARDFDSAHRLAAEATETRPGFADLWLLRSRIEKALGRWDEARQSVEQALSINPEYGAALVLRGVILMHAAEPQLGFLSVEEGVRIDHRLAGKEWVDGERAFREGDYAAAESAFAQIEPRGSDIHQLLSEGDALAKKGDWQAAAELFQAVSWIAPSYADVHIRFGQAQLELDNLDGAKKAFQTAIAANPDYAEAYALMGVASRRMGDEEAAMSAFRRTLEIDPQHPIASQEVLYRRKV
- the tal gene encoding transaldolase, with the protein product MNPIQMLPQFGQSPWLDFIRRGYIEDGSLQRMVGLGIRGVTSNPAIFEKAIAGSQDYDGAIVTLTGEGLTPEQILDTLSIEDVGRAADVFRPVYESTGGLDGYVSLEVSPHLADDADGTVADGLRLWQALNRPNVMIKVPATRAGVEAFRQLTAEGVNVNVTLLFSVERYRDIATAYIEALEHRQANGLPLNQASVASFFVSRVDTLLDPQLETIAPGLAGKIAIANCHMAYQVYNHLFKTERFQTLADSGARPQRLLWASTSAKNPAYSPVLYVETLVGPDTVNTMPIETIDAYLESGSPADRLTGQYPAQKDLMDQLAKAGIDIEDVAATLQTQAIEKFVEPFEKLLAALQAKQESIVVG
- a CDS encoding TetR/AcrR family transcriptional regulator — its product is MSAGRPRTFDEQIVLERATEIFWRRGYEGTGLTALLEHIQMARQSLYNVFGDKRGLFLLVLKKYGESELDRLDKRLGVASSAYDSLCDCLLAIGGGPDPGMPPGCLMVIAACEFGGEDAEVASLVHEFWDAYAARFQKSLESAVASGDLPAGVDCRRSAWALAHAVTAMRVLQKAKVPRDRVFEVANSAIEGIAVNTGF